A genomic segment from Nitrospira sp. encodes:
- a CDS encoding Sulfatase modifying factor 1 precursor (C-alpha-formyglycine- generating enzyme 1) — protein MYGVIASVIGFVFMLFGAMSGWAVEPQSRQDGQGTAVETIKGKDGAPMVLIPAGPFTMGSNDGLPAERPEHSVTLDSYFIDRYEVTLQLYGTFLRETNHEAPSTWDDEAAATVGDRPAVGMGWADAAAYCAWAGKRLPTEAEWEKAARGTDGRRYPWGHMQPFVDIANYNRGVWVSEAITLAPVTAGIEGMSVRHGLKEGGRSPYGLHHMAGNAAEWVADWYDREYYAKSPEKNPTGPASGEKRVLRGGSWADLPAALRVSARFSAEPDFQDRTIGFRCAMDAKQ, from the coding sequence ATGTATGGAGTCATCGCATCCGTCATTGGGTTCGTTTTCATGCTCTTCGGAGCCATGTCGGGTTGGGCTGTCGAGCCGCAATCTCGACAAGATGGTCAGGGAACCGCAGTTGAGACGATCAAAGGCAAAGATGGCGCGCCGATGGTATTGATTCCGGCCGGGCCGTTTACGATGGGCAGCAATGACGGCCTCCCTGCCGAGCGGCCTGAGCATTCGGTGACCCTCGACTCCTACTTTATCGATCGGTACGAGGTGACGTTGCAACTGTATGGGACTTTCCTTCGTGAGACGAATCACGAGGCGCCTTCCACCTGGGACGATGAAGCGGCCGCCACTGTAGGAGATCGTCCTGCCGTCGGGATGGGCTGGGCTGATGCCGCCGCCTATTGCGCGTGGGCTGGGAAGCGGCTTCCGACGGAAGCCGAGTGGGAAAAGGCGGCGCGCGGAACCGATGGACGCCGCTACCCCTGGGGCCACATGCAGCCGTTTGTGGACATTGCAAATTACAATCGCGGTGTATGGGTGAGTGAAGCGATCACGCTGGCTCCTGTGACCGCCGGAATCGAAGGCATGAGCGTACGCCATGGGTTGAAAGAGGGCGGCAGAAGCCCCTACGGTCTCCACCATATGGCGGGGAATGCGGCCGAATGGGTGGCTGACTGGTATGATCGTGAATATTACGCGAAGAGTCCGGAGAAGAATCCCACGGGGCCGGCGAGCGGCGAGAAACGGGTGCTTCGCGGAGGGTCCTGGGCCGACCTACCAGCCGCGTTGCGGGTGTCGGCGCGTTTCTCAGCGGAGCCGGATTTTCAAGATCGGACAATCGGGTTTCGCTGCGCAATGGATGCCAAGCAATAG
- a CDS encoding Twitching motility protein PilT, whose product MDVRTLLEVMVKQEASDLYLTVDAPPIYRIHGSTHRTDAPPFANEQLESLALALMRGQQRGEFEEKMEMNLALYYKELGRFRVNIFRQKGNVGLVFRHIKAEIMTVEQLDLPPIVKDIAMTKRGLVLVVGATGSGKSTTLAAMVDHRNSVHAGHIISVEDPIEFVHHHKKSIVTQREVGFDTHSFGHALKNTLRQAPDVILIGEIRDTETMEAAITFAETGHLCLGTLHSNNANQAIERIMNFFPVERHAQIYLQLSLNLRAIISQRLIPSLDNRRVPALEIMLDTPRIKDLIKRSEIDTLKEAMEQGIEEGCQTFDHILLQLYKAGKISIEQALINADSANNLRLKIKLAGLKGDDAVAALLDKNSKDEKGFQIQGQLGQTGGRKR is encoded by the coding sequence ATGGATGTTCGCACTCTTCTCGAAGTCATGGTCAAGCAGGAGGCCTCCGACTTGTATCTCACGGTCGATGCGCCGCCCATCTATCGCATTCATGGCTCGACGCATCGGACCGATGCGCCGCCCTTTGCCAATGAACAATTGGAATCACTGGCGTTGGCGCTCATGCGCGGCCAACAGCGGGGCGAGTTCGAAGAAAAAATGGAGATGAACCTCGCGCTGTATTACAAGGAGTTGGGCCGTTTCCGTGTGAACATTTTCCGCCAGAAAGGGAACGTCGGACTGGTGTTTCGGCACATCAAGGCGGAGATCATGACGGTCGAGCAGTTGGACCTGCCGCCCATCGTGAAAGACATCGCCATGACCAAGCGTGGGCTGGTCCTCGTCGTCGGCGCCACCGGATCCGGCAAATCCACCACGCTGGCGGCCATGGTCGACCATCGTAACAGCGTCCATGCCGGCCACATCATCAGCGTCGAAGACCCGATCGAGTTCGTCCATCACCACAAGAAATCCATCGTGACGCAGCGCGAAGTCGGCTTCGATACCCATTCATTCGGCCATGCCTTGAAGAACACCCTACGCCAAGCTCCGGACGTCATTCTCATCGGCGAAATCAGGGATACGGAGACGATGGAAGCCGCGATCACCTTCGCCGAAACCGGCCACCTCTGTCTCGGCACCTTGCACTCGAACAATGCCAATCAGGCCATCGAACGCATCATGAACTTCTTCCCGGTTGAACGGCACGCTCAAATCTACCTGCAGCTGTCGTTGAACCTCCGGGCCATTATCTCCCAACGGTTGATTCCTTCTCTCGACAACCGTCGGGTACCGGCGCTGGAAATCATGTTGGATACGCCGCGCATCAAAGACCTCATCAAACGTTCGGAGATCGATACGCTGAAGGAAGCGATGGAACAGGGAATCGAGGAAGGATGCCAGACGTTCGACCACATCCTGCTGCAGCTCTATAAGGCAGGGAAGATCAGTATCGAACAAGCCCTGATCAATGCCGATAGCGCCAACAACCTTCGCCTCAAGATCAAATTGGCAGGTTTGAAGGGTGACGACGCGGTGGCGGCCCTCTTAGACAAGAACAGCAAGGACGAGAAGGGGTTTCAGATCCAAGGTCAACTGGGCCAGACCGGAGGCAGGAAACGCTGA
- a CDS encoding Twitching motility protein PilT, which yields MIDISKLLTFGVQQGASDCHISAGEPPMIRLHGDLKKLDHPPLSQDETHALIYDMMSDAQRKNFEEHRECDFSFDLGDIARFRVNVFIQGRGLGAVFRTIPTEILPLEKLGMPPILRQLCDREKGLILVTGPTGSGKSTTLAGMIDYLNNTFEGHILTIEDPVEFVHKSKKCLVNQRELGVHTLSFANALRAALREDPDIILVGEMRDLDTIQLALTAAETGHLVFATLHTSSAPKTVDRIIDAFPPNQQAQVRAQLAETLEAVLTQTLLKKKSGGRVAAVEIMVGTTAVRNLIREGKLHQIPGVMQASQKDGMQTMDMALIDLATRGLVTKAEAQSRSMNPALFSAAMGGAA from the coding sequence ATGATTGACATCTCCAAGCTGTTGACCTTCGGCGTCCAGCAAGGCGCCTCAGACTGCCACATCAGCGCAGGCGAACCACCGATGATCCGCCTGCACGGCGATCTCAAGAAGCTCGACCATCCCCCCTTGAGCCAAGACGAAACCCACGCGCTCATTTACGACATGATGAGCGATGCGCAGCGGAAGAATTTCGAAGAACACCGGGAATGCGACTTCTCCTTCGACCTCGGCGACATCGCCCGCTTCCGCGTCAACGTCTTCATCCAGGGCCGTGGATTGGGCGCCGTCTTTCGGACCATTCCCACTGAAATTCTTCCGCTGGAAAAGCTCGGCATGCCGCCGATTCTCAGACAGTTGTGCGACCGCGAGAAGGGCTTGATCCTCGTCACCGGCCCGACCGGATCGGGGAAATCCACCACGCTCGCGGGAATGATCGACTATCTGAACAACACGTTCGAAGGGCATATCCTCACGATCGAGGATCCGGTGGAGTTCGTGCACAAGTCGAAAAAATGCCTGGTCAACCAGCGTGAACTGGGCGTACATACCCTGTCGTTCGCCAATGCCCTCCGCGCCGCCCTTCGCGAAGATCCCGACATCATTCTCGTCGGCGAAATGCGAGACTTGGATACGATCCAGCTCGCCTTGACCGCCGCCGAAACCGGCCATCTGGTCTTTGCCACCCTCCACACCTCCAGCGCCCCGAAGACCGTCGACCGTATCATCGACGCGTTTCCCCCGAACCAACAGGCTCAGGTCCGTGCGCAGTTGGCCGAAACGCTGGAAGCGGTGCTGACGCAGACGCTCCTCAAGAAGAAGAGCGGCGGCAGAGTCGCCGCTGTGGAGATCATGGTCGGGACCACGGCGGTGCGGAACCTCATTCGCGAGGGTAAGCTCCACCAGATTCCAGGCGTCATGCAGGCCAGTCAGAAAGACGGCATGCAGACGATGGACATGGCTCTGATCGACCTGGCCACGCGCGGTCTGGTCACCAAAGCCGAGGCTCAATCGCGAAGCATGAATCCCGCCTTATTCAGCGCCGCGATGGGTGGCGCTGCGTAA
- a CDS encoding 8-amino-7-oxononanoate synthase, with the protein MFEHRLQKLEDRHLLRRLRTIASATGPTVMLDNRRVILLSSNNYLGLATHPAVVEAAVEATRRYGAGSGASRLVCGTLPPHEALESALAQFKDTEAALTFAAGYLANISAIPALIGKDGLIFADRLCHASLIDGCRLSGATFRVYRHRDMDHLEQSLARRSSAKPTLIVTDGLFSMDGDIAPLRDIALLAERYGASVFVDDAHGTGIMGRTGRGTLEHCDVESRLPYHMGTLSKALGSAGAYIVGSRASIAYLVNTCRALTYTTAPPPGSAAAAIAALRVIDQEPERRARLWQNRDRLAQGLAGLGFRLTASESPIVPILVGDPDRAVNLSNTLLAEGIYAPAIRPPTVPPATSRLRLTVTADHSIEQIDEALAALKKGGRALNII; encoded by the coding sequence ATGTTTGAGCACCGTCTCCAGAAATTGGAAGATCGCCATCTCTTGCGTCGGCTTCGGACCATCGCGTCGGCTACCGGGCCGACGGTCATGTTGGACAACCGCCGAGTCATCCTCCTCTCATCCAACAATTACCTGGGCCTCGCCACGCACCCGGCAGTCGTGGAAGCGGCCGTCGAAGCCACCAGACGCTATGGCGCGGGATCCGGAGCATCGCGCCTGGTGTGCGGCACCCTCCCACCCCATGAAGCTCTTGAGTCAGCATTGGCACAGTTCAAAGATACGGAGGCGGCGCTCACCTTTGCAGCGGGCTATCTGGCCAACATCAGCGCGATTCCAGCCCTGATCGGGAAAGACGGCCTCATCTTCGCCGACCGGCTCTGCCATGCAAGCCTGATCGACGGCTGCCGCTTGAGCGGCGCTACATTTCGTGTGTACCGCCATCGAGACATGGATCACTTGGAACAATCGCTCGCCCGTCGATCCTCGGCCAAACCCACCCTCATTGTGACCGACGGCCTCTTCAGCATGGACGGAGACATTGCACCGCTGAGGGACATTGCCCTCTTGGCCGAACGGTATGGAGCATCGGTCTTTGTGGATGATGCGCACGGTACAGGAATCATGGGGCGAACCGGCCGCGGCACGCTCGAACATTGCGATGTGGAATCGCGCTTACCCTACCATATGGGCACCTTGAGCAAGGCGCTCGGCAGTGCCGGAGCCTACATCGTCGGATCGCGCGCATCCATTGCCTACCTCGTGAATACCTGTCGTGCATTGACTTACACGACCGCCCCCCCACCGGGATCTGCCGCGGCAGCCATCGCAGCGCTTCGTGTCATCGACCAGGAACCGGAACGGCGCGCTCGACTCTGGCAGAACCGTGACCGTCTCGCGCAAGGGCTCGCCGGACTCGGCTTCCGACTCACGGCCTCGGAGAGTCCGATTGTGCCGATCCTGGTCGGCGATCCCGATCGTGCCGTGAACTTGTCGAACACACTCCTGGCGGAGGGTATCTATGCCCCGGCGATCCGCCCACCGACCGTCCCGCCCGCCACCAGCCGCCTTCGTCTCACCGTCACGGCCGACCACAGCATCGAACAGATCGACGAGGCGTTGGCGGCACTGAAAAAAGGCGGACGCGCGCTCAACATAATCTAG
- a CDS encoding Membrane-bound lytic murein transglycosylase D has protein sequence MRGRSLSAGFRNLLFFCLCVIGLSWPALAKAEAPIPLQTDPATTPEPDAEEIPTPIQEPEYLQEPEYLLEEKDRVAAAESEAAENLTPIASEPSTEIPPAEALLQLKPLSGATARFADLLTPPAETIQEEAVAAAQDQESEEATAYNVPIVLDPSVQGHIRFFNVSIRNRFEQWLIRLSHYRPLVDSIFSEFNLPSDLIYLSLVESGFNPHAYSRARAAGPWQFMKGTAKVYGLRVDSYVDERRDPVKSTVAAARYLRDLYDLFGTWPLAMAAYNAGEGKVMRALQTAQAESFSDIAKTRLIRRETKEYVPRFMAATIIAKNPDRYGFPQNEVQPHQFEEVVVRRPIHFKAIANVTGISYQELKVLNPELRRDATPPDDAEYHLKVPVGTRAKVEQLLDRAPTHKFAPLPVKVRQIKGEPDSGRWYRVRVGDSLEKIAKRFNISVKTLKSNNNLTGPTIKAGSRLVIAQ, from the coding sequence ATGCGTGGACGTTCACTGAGCGCTGGTTTTCGCAACTTACTTTTTTTCTGCCTCTGTGTGATTGGCCTCTCGTGGCCGGCTCTTGCAAAGGCCGAAGCGCCGATTCCCCTTCAAACCGATCCGGCTACCACTCCTGAACCAGACGCTGAAGAGATCCCCACTCCCATTCAAGAACCAGAATACCTACAAGAACCAGAATACCTATTGGAGGAAAAAGATCGCGTTGCGGCCGCAGAAAGTGAAGCAGCTGAAAACCTCACTCCCATTGCCAGCGAACCGTCCACCGAAATTCCGCCGGCGGAAGCCCTCCTTCAGCTCAAGCCTCTCAGTGGAGCCACCGCGAGATTTGCGGATCTGTTGACGCCACCGGCAGAAACCATCCAAGAGGAGGCCGTCGCCGCCGCACAAGATCAGGAATCTGAAGAGGCGACGGCCTATAATGTGCCGATCGTGCTCGATCCTTCCGTTCAAGGTCACATTCGCTTTTTCAACGTCTCGATCCGCAACCGTTTTGAGCAATGGCTCATTCGCCTCAGCCACTATCGGCCGTTGGTGGACAGCATCTTCTCCGAGTTCAACCTCCCGAGCGATCTTATTTATCTGTCTCTAGTCGAAAGCGGATTCAACCCCCACGCCTATTCACGTGCCCGGGCGGCCGGTCCATGGCAGTTCATGAAGGGCACGGCGAAAGTGTATGGGTTACGGGTGGACAGCTACGTGGACGAGCGACGAGATCCCGTGAAGTCGACCGTCGCGGCAGCGCGCTATCTGCGAGACCTTTACGATCTGTTCGGAACCTGGCCGTTGGCGATGGCCGCGTACAATGCCGGTGAAGGCAAAGTCATGCGGGCGCTGCAGACAGCTCAAGCGGAGAGCTTTTCAGATATCGCAAAAACACGTCTGATCCGCCGAGAGACCAAAGAATACGTGCCTCGATTCATGGCTGCGACCATCATCGCCAAGAATCCGGATCGTTATGGATTTCCGCAGAATGAGGTGCAGCCGCACCAGTTCGAGGAAGTGGTCGTGCGACGCCCCATCCATTTCAAAGCCATTGCCAATGTGACCGGGATTTCCTATCAAGAGTTGAAGGTCCTCAACCCGGAGTTGCGGCGGGATGCCACGCCTCCGGATGACGCCGAGTACCACTTGAAAGTCCCTGTCGGTACCAGGGCGAAGGTGGAACAGCTGTTGGATCGAGCCCCGACCCACAAGTTCGCCCCCCTTCCCGTCAAGGTGCGGCAAATCAAGGGTGAACCTGACTCCGGCCGTTGGTATCGGGTCCGCGTGGGCGACTCCCTTGAGAAAATCGCCAAGCGATTCAATATCTCAGTCAAGACCCTCAAGAGCAACAACAACCTCACAGGTCCCACCATCAAGGCAGGCAGTCGCCTCGTCATCGCTCAGTAA
- a CDS encoding Serine--glyoxylate aminotransferase, protein MLKRYLLAPGPTPVPPEVLLAMARPMIHHRAPEFDKLFAEVREDLKWLFQTRNDVLILAASGTGGMEGSVSNFLSPGDKALTINGGKFGERWTKLCKTFGAQVTELKVEWGRAVDPQAVADALKKDPSIKAVYVQASETSTAVAHDVKALAEIIKGYEDTILVVDAITALGVLDLKTDAWGLDVVVTGSQKALMLPPGLAFASVSEKAWRLAEKAKNAAFYFNFKRERENQQKSTTAYTPAVSLILGLKEVMNILKAEGLESIFARHAMLATAMREGVKAAGLELFPKERPSDALTAILAPQGVDGQAVYKNLRTQYGMTAAGGQDHLKGKIFRISHMGYIDSFDVITALAAVEMVVKGLGYPVKLGSGVAKAQEIIMGKS, encoded by the coding sequence ATGCTCAAACGGTATTTACTGGCTCCCGGCCCCACCCCCGTCCCGCCGGAGGTGCTCCTGGCGATGGCCAGACCGATGATTCATCACCGAGCTCCTGAGTTCGACAAGCTCTTCGCCGAGGTTCGCGAGGACCTGAAATGGCTGTTCCAGACCAGAAACGACGTATTGATTCTTGCGGCGTCCGGCACAGGAGGGATGGAGGGATCGGTCTCGAACTTTCTTTCCCCCGGCGATAAGGCGCTCACGATCAACGGCGGCAAGTTCGGTGAGCGCTGGACGAAGCTCTGCAAGACCTTCGGCGCGCAGGTGACCGAGCTGAAGGTCGAGTGGGGCCGCGCGGTGGATCCTCAGGCCGTGGCGGATGCTTTGAAGAAGGATCCCTCCATTAAGGCTGTCTACGTGCAGGCCAGCGAAACCTCCACGGCAGTGGCGCACGATGTCAAGGCCTTGGCCGAGATCATCAAGGGTTATGAGGATACGATTCTGGTGGTGGACGCGATCACCGCACTGGGTGTGCTCGATCTCAAGACCGATGCGTGGGGACTTGACGTGGTGGTGACCGGGTCGCAGAAGGCACTGATGTTGCCGCCGGGGTTGGCCTTCGCCAGCGTGAGCGAGAAGGCCTGGCGGTTGGCGGAGAAGGCGAAGAACGCGGCGTTTTACTTCAACTTCAAAAGAGAACGGGAGAATCAACAGAAGAGCACGACCGCCTATACGCCGGCCGTATCGCTCATCTTGGGCCTGAAAGAAGTGATGAACATACTCAAGGCCGAGGGGTTGGAGTCGATTTTTGCCCGCCACGCCATGTTGGCGACGGCGATGCGCGAAGGTGTCAAGGCTGCCGGGCTTGAACTGTTCCCAAAGGAACGCCCCAGCGATGCGTTGACGGCGATTCTCGCCCCGCAAGGAGTAGATGGTCAAGCGGTCTACAAGAATTTGCGGACCCAGTACGGTATGACGGCTGCGGGAGGTCAGGATCATCTGAAGGGCAAGATCTTCCGTATCTCTCATATGGGCTACATCGACAGCTTTGATGTGATTACGGCCCTGGCTGCGGTGGAAATGGTCGTCAAGGGACTGGGTTATCCCGTGAAGCTGGGTAGTGGGGTTGCGAAGGCTCAAGAAATCATCATGGGAAAATCCTAG
- a CDS encoding D-3-phosphoglycerate dehydrogenase, which produces MKILISDSLSKQGVEVLEKAGFTVVVKTKLPKEELLKELKDADGLIVRSGTKVTAEVIAAAGRLKVVGRAGSGLDNVDTPAATRRGIVVMNTPGGNTVTTAEHTMAMIFAMSRRIPQATASTKAGRWEKEKFMGVELYNKVLGIVGVGQIGGYLTKLAQGVGMQVLAYDPYLAPERAQKMGITIVDLDELFRRADVVSVHTPLTPETKNLINAQAIAKMKPGVMIANCARGGIVHEGDLCEALKSKRVAAAAFDVFEDEPVKQDNPLLALDNFICSPHIGASTTEAQENVAVGIAEQIVEYFTEGIARGAVNIPSVSPELLPQLQPYLSLGERVGLLQAQLLEGGLERLTVEYGGEVAGLNVAPLTIAVLKGLLTPILEDPVNYVNAPIVAKERGIEVKEVKSSDAGDFTSVIRVRVESGKKSHQVAGTLYNHKDPRIIEIDQFKVEVVPDNHLLLIMNEDRPGVIGTVGHVLGDHNINIARMQCSREERGGRALLIFGLDAPLSTSVLDHITNSKHILSVKVADLSKGL; this is translated from the coding sequence ATGAAAATTCTGATCAGCGACAGTTTGTCGAAGCAGGGTGTAGAGGTGTTGGAGAAGGCGGGCTTTACGGTCGTGGTCAAAACGAAACTGCCGAAAGAGGAACTCCTGAAGGAACTCAAGGATGCGGACGGGTTGATCGTCCGGTCCGGAACCAAGGTCACCGCCGAAGTCATTGCCGCAGCCGGTCGCCTGAAAGTGGTGGGACGAGCCGGTTCCGGCTTGGACAATGTCGATACCCCCGCAGCCACGCGACGGGGCATCGTCGTCATGAATACGCCCGGCGGCAATACCGTGACGACTGCCGAACATACGATGGCCATGATTTTCGCCATGTCGCGGCGCATTCCCCAAGCCACGGCCTCGACCAAGGCAGGGAGGTGGGAAAAAGAAAAGTTCATGGGCGTGGAGCTCTACAATAAGGTTCTCGGCATCGTCGGCGTCGGTCAAATCGGCGGCTATCTCACCAAGCTGGCCCAGGGGGTGGGCATGCAGGTGTTGGCCTATGATCCCTACCTGGCGCCGGAACGAGCCCAGAAGATGGGAATCACCATCGTCGACCTGGACGAACTCTTCCGACGGGCGGATGTGGTGTCGGTCCATACCCCGTTGACTCCGGAAACCAAGAATCTCATCAACGCCCAGGCGATTGCGAAAATGAAACCGGGTGTGATGATCGCCAATTGTGCGCGTGGTGGTATCGTGCATGAGGGGGACCTCTGCGAGGCGTTGAAGTCTAAGCGGGTCGCAGCGGCAGCGTTCGACGTGTTCGAAGATGAGCCGGTGAAGCAGGACAATCCGCTCCTGGCGCTGGACAATTTTATTTGTTCGCCGCACATCGGGGCCTCCACGACGGAGGCGCAGGAAAATGTGGCTGTCGGGATTGCGGAGCAGATCGTCGAATACTTCACCGAGGGGATCGCGCGCGGGGCGGTCAATATTCCGTCCGTGTCGCCCGAGCTGCTCCCGCAGCTCCAGCCGTACCTTTCGTTGGGCGAGCGGGTCGGGCTCCTGCAAGCCCAGTTGTTGGAAGGTGGATTGGAGCGGTTGACCGTCGAATACGGTGGAGAGGTCGCCGGGTTGAATGTGGCGCCGCTGACCATTGCGGTCTTGAAGGGGCTCCTGACCCCCATCCTTGAAGATCCCGTCAACTATGTGAATGCGCCGATCGTGGCCAAGGAGCGCGGCATCGAAGTAAAAGAGGTGAAGAGCAGTGATGCCGGCGATTTTACCAGCGTCATTCGGGTGCGGGTGGAGTCCGGTAAAAAATCCCATCAGGTGGCCGGGACTCTTTATAATCACAAGGATCCGCGCATCATCGAAATCGACCAGTTCAAGGTGGAGGTCGTGCCGGACAACCATCTTCTCTTGATTATGAACGAGGACCGCCCCGGTGTGATCGGCACGGTGGGGCATGTCCTGGGCGATCACAACATCAATATCGCGCGCATGCAATGTTCGAGAGAAGAACGAGGCGGCCGCGCGTTGTTGATTTTTGGGCTCGATGCGCCGCTTTCCACTTCGGTGCTCGATCACATTACGAACAGCAAGCACATCCTTTCCGTCAAGGTCGCCGACCTGTCGAAAGGCTTGTAG
- a CDS encoding ATP phosphoribosyltransferase regulatory subunit: MGSLSLKATSSSTPHLSGRERSLIPVGMSTILPQAAECIRRLEQTLLGVLARGRYEEIILPMFEYLDVLAPGLESEIIEKCYQIVDRTTGRLLLLRPDATAQIARTVAMGMMGTRLPLRLCYRTSVFRYERDHAGRDREIFQVGAELIGVNGVDGDAEVLMLLLECLDRVGLSSFKVAVGHVGFFTALLVRSGLSAEGRKRVEQAAARKDMPLLETLLVGEGLSRSASGVILEVLELCGGQEVLARGRKLVGRDRTLLGPLDRLAQVYERLVSIGRQQAVLIDLGEFRGFEYYDGMVFDVFAPGVGAELGGGGRYDHLMGRFGRQAASTGFALDVDRLFRAIDSSGDLSPAHPVGSTTDRATGVSVRARMRQRSRA, translated from the coding sequence ATGGGCTCTCTTTCGTTGAAGGCCACTTCTTCCTCCACTCCTCATCTGTCTGGTCGGGAACGGTCGCTCATTCCAGTCGGAATGAGCACCATTCTCCCTCAGGCCGCCGAGTGTATCCGTCGTCTCGAACAGACCCTCCTCGGCGTTCTCGCGCGAGGGAGGTACGAAGAGATCATCCTGCCGATGTTCGAGTACCTGGATGTGCTCGCACCGGGTCTGGAGTCCGAGATCATCGAAAAGTGTTATCAGATCGTCGATCGAACCACCGGCAGATTGTTGTTGCTGCGTCCCGATGCGACCGCGCAGATTGCGCGGACCGTCGCCATGGGGATGATGGGCACGAGGCTGCCGCTGCGGCTCTGTTACCGCACGTCTGTGTTTCGTTATGAACGTGATCATGCGGGCCGTGACCGGGAAATTTTTCAAGTCGGGGCCGAGCTGATCGGAGTGAACGGAGTGGACGGGGACGCCGAGGTTCTGATGCTCCTCCTCGAATGCTTGGACCGGGTGGGGCTCTCCTCGTTCAAAGTCGCAGTCGGCCATGTTGGGTTCTTCACGGCCTTGCTCGTCCGGTCCGGTCTCTCGGCGGAGGGCAGGAAACGTGTGGAGCAGGCCGCCGCAAGGAAAGACATGCCGCTTCTTGAAACATTGCTGGTGGGGGAAGGCCTGTCCCGATCGGCATCGGGAGTCATCCTTGAGGTGTTGGAATTATGCGGCGGACAGGAAGTGCTTGCACGGGGGCGGAAGTTGGTGGGGCGCGATCGGACGCTCTTGGGACCGTTGGATCGACTGGCTCAGGTGTACGAACGACTGGTGTCGATCGGACGGCAACAGGCCGTGCTGATCGATCTCGGCGAGTTCCGCGGGTTCGAATATTATGACGGGATGGTGTTCGATGTCTTTGCGCCGGGGGTCGGGGCGGAGTTGGGCGGCGGGGGACGGTACGACCATCTGATGGGGCGGTTCGGTCGCCAGGCGGCATCCACCGGCTTTGCCCTCGATGTCGATCGGCTGTTTCGGGCCATCGACTCGTCAGGGGATCTATCGCCGGCTCATCCGGTCGGTTCGACCACGGACCGTGCAACGGGTGTCTCCGTTCGCGCACGCATGCGGCAAAGGAGTCGGGCATGA